In the Fusarium falciforme chromosome 6, complete sequence genome, TGAAGTCAATGAGATCTGCCTAAATCTATGTCAGTCGCTGATTAACCGTCATCGCTGGGATAGGCACACCAACCGCCACGAGACTATGCGCCAGAGGTAAAAGAAGCATGCAAGTAATCGGTTTTATCACAATAGTCTCGAATTGAGAAAAGATTGGAACCGATTATAGAAGATGATGTGAATTGACTAGTATCTGAATCATATTTTGTATGGGAACGCGTGAGCGGGTGAGGAGACCCGTTTAAACTTGACCAGGCGGGTTCCTCCTCTTTTATAGGACTCCGTCGACTTAGGCGATGAGAGCATCCTCGCCGGGAACGATGGTGCCGTTGgtgacagcagcagcgtgGGTGCGAGCGAGCCAGCCCCAGACGGGGTAGTACTTGTCGAGCCAGGGGATGAGCTCCTTGGAGCCAGGGGTGTTGCGCCAGTCGCGCATGAGGTCGCAGACGATAGAGAAGAGGCTGACGGTCTGGACACCGGCGCGGGCCATGCGGTCGTTGGAGACGTCACGGACGAGAGCAGAGTTGGTACCGGAGGCCTCGACGTTGGCCCAGACGGAGTAGCCCTCCTCGCGGAGAGAGAGAGCCAGGAAGGTGGTGCAGACATCGGTGGTGATACCGGCCATGATAATCTGGCTCTTGTTGGCGGCGCGAACGGCGTCGCGGAACTCGGAGTTGTCCCAGGCGTTGACCTCACCCTGGCGCTGGATGAAGGGAGCCTTGGGGTACTTCTGAATGATCTCGCGCATGAGAGGACCGTTGGGGCCTGATGATTGGTCAGTACAAGGTTTGAAATATATGATTCAGAGACGGCAACTTACCCTGGTCGGCAGAGGTGGTCAGGATGACGGGAAGGTCAAAGACCTCACCAAGAGCCGCGTGGGCGAGGGCCTGATCGCGGTAGAGGGTAGGGTCGAAGTCCCGAGCGATCTGGTAGAGACCCTCCTGGATGTCGacaacgaggagaagctgtGATGTGTGAGTAAGAGTATACTGTAGATCTCAGAGGAGAAACTTACAGCATCGTTCTTGTCAAGGCGCTCGTACTTGAAGGTGTTCTGGGACACCTTGTTGGCGAGGGCAGCAGTGGCCATCAGGCCAACGCTGAGGAAAGAGGGAACCTTCATCTTGGAAGTTGAATAATTGAGATTCTTGAAAAGACTTGAAAGTGTTCGGGAACTCTCTTTGGGGATGCTGAAACTCCTTGATGGTTGTCTGAGCCTGGAGAAACAACTCTGAACTCGGGGAAGTCGTCGAGGTTTATATACTCGATTCTTGACAACTGTCGGCCGCGATGCTCAAGGTTCAGCACCTTTGCCCAACCTCGTCAATGTAGCAACCGACATTGAAGGCCTGAGTAGTAGACATCCACAGCTGCTGCACGAGCGGGAATCGCGCCCGACTGACCAAGTGGGACGGGTCGGCCGCATATTGAGAAACCAAAGTATTCACATGCACTAGAAACTACACAAGAGGCTTGAAGGTTAATCGGCAAGCAGCACGTAAACATGACAATTCACAACGGCAAATACCGCCTCGGCTAGATCTCATTGTGCATTGCGGGTAGGGCAGGTCTGCATGAACATGGATGAGTTGGGTGAATGGTAATGTCTATGTAAGCCCATACGCGGGTTTGTCATCATGCAACCCTCTCGACTCAGCAAAATCGGCCCCCACTTGGACGCTCGCCCCTCACCTTCAGTCAGCCTCTGTCACCAGCTTGCTCAGCACTCTATGGCCGTTGGCTACCCTGGTCTCGGTACTACTGCAAGGGTCGTTTTTGCCGGTCGGTAGGGAGATTAGCCTCGTGGGTGTGTGCAACGGCCGTTATCTGCCATCCATCTACCAAACAACGGGCAGTCTCACAATGCCAACATCCTTGTGCCGCGGCGTGCACTCAATCTCATCAAGAGGGATCGACACTCTCAAGTCCGGCAGGGTAGCGAACAAGGTTTCTAGAGGCGCACATTAGCAACCCTCGGCCCTTGATGCTAGCCTCAACGTTTTTGCATACCGAAAACGGTCTCTAGCTCGGCCTTGGCTAGCAACTCTGCGATGCAACGATGTGGGCCAAATCCAAACCCGAGCCCGTCACGAGAGTCGAAATCACGGTGCATGTCGAATACGTCGGGGTTGGGGAACACGTCTTCATCCCGATTGGCGGACTGATTCGAGGCAATGATACCCTCTCCAGCACGTATGAGCTATTATCTCGTCAACAAAATCGCCCCCCCTTCGCCTATGCAATTCCTGACGCATCCTCGCATAATACTTACTTGTCCACCGAGCTCCATATCTTCCTTGGCCACTCtcttcatggccatggaGGAACCGGTGTGGTAGCGGCATAGTTCCTCCACAAAGCCAGGGACAAGGGTCGGGTCGGCCTTCAGCTCGTCGAGTTGACTGGGGTTCTGCATCAGCGTGGCGACGCCCTGCGGGAATTGTAATTCGTAATCAGCACAAAGCACGCCTTAATGGAATATCTGAAACCGGTCTAAAATGTCTTACCAGAGCAATCATGTTGACCATGGTCGCATTTCCCGCCACAAGCAGCAGGAAAGCGATCTGCACGGCGTCGGACTTTTCAATGTGCCCGGGTACGAGTTGCTCGGCAACTAGGCGGCCGATGAGGTCGTCCTTGGGCTCTTGGAGGCGTTGATCCACAAGCTTTGCAAGATACTTGAGCAGCTGCCTAATAAGTGTTAGTTTTAAGTAATGAGGCGAAGTTTTGTTCATTGTCGTACTGGTTGGCGGCCGCCGCTTCTTGGGCAGTGCCGCTGCCGTTGCTGCGGATGGCGTTCTGTTCAGTCAAGTATTCGAGATCCTCAAACGGAACTCCCAAGATAGTGTAGATGATCTTCGAACAATTATCAGCGGTGCTCTGCTTGGGTGACAGCTCAAGGATTTACTCACGTAAGATGGAACGGGAAGCGCAAACTTCTCGACCAGGTCGACGGGCTCCTCGCATCCCTTAGCCACCATATCATTCAAAAGACCTTGAACAGTCTCTTTGATATAAGGTCTTAAACTCTCCACGTGATCCTCAGTGAAGAAAGGTTCCACCATGCTTCTATATGCCAATGAGCGATGTTTGATGTCACTGTTGGGGGCCGTCTTACCTCTGGTTCATGTGTGCGGGAGCATCCATGTCAACAAACGTGGGCTTATTCTTGGCTGCAGCCTTACCACCGGCACTCAGCTCGGGGAAGCCAAGTCTGTTTCTCTCCTGCATCTGTCAGATCGATGATATAAGCGTGAGGTTTCCTCTGCCGTACCTTGGAGAGTCTCTCGTCCGTAGCTACCCTGCATACATCCTCATGTTTGACCACCAGCCACGCCAAGCTCCCATCAAAGAGTTCCACTCGAGAGATTGGTTCATTGGCTCGGAGGCGAGCAAACTCTGCAGGGGGTTCAAATGCCGAGGCCCGCTGGAAAGGGAATCGGGGGATGGTGGTGGTCTCGTCGTCGGTAGCGTGCATGTTGTTTTTGGTGATGCGTCTCAATCTGATGCTGTTGATGGTAAAGACGATATCGACAATAGGCAAACATCAACTTTTATACAACTTTTCTCTCACTATTCACCGTGAATCTCGTCGTCGGTATTCCGACTTGTGCGAAATCGGCCCATCACACGTTCACCATGTGCGCTCATCGGAGGCCGAAGTGTCCGACGAGAATGGGATGATGTGAGCCGTAGCAAGACATGACCAGGTTATCGGCGAATCAAAATTATCGTGTGCACGGTAAACAGGGGCGATATTCACAAATGGTTCTATAAAAGGTGGAATGCTGACCATTTTCTCGTGACGCGTCGAGATCTCCGCGGAAACACCATGTTTGCTTCACGACGCCGCATGAATGATTACACACATTTTTCAACAAAAACGGAGACTCGAAACTGCACTCGGCGAGTTGAAATCTCCACTAAACTTACAAATCATGAATTTTACGATGCTCTTCTCAGAAATGACTCAAGACTTGAATGATTCCAAAGCCGTGGTGAGCTCACTCCGAGTTTGGCCGACATGCCATAGTTGGCGATCTGGGTGCCGATTAAAGATTCAGATGGAGAATCTCAGCTGCTGACAATACCGAGATGCCCTGCGCTCTCAAAGTAACCGATGTGTGTTGGCCTGATGCCAAGGCTCTCATCGACTGTTACGTGCGGCTGAAACACGAGAAGGCCTGAGAAGGGCCGTTTCGATCTTATCAATCTAGAGGCGGTAAGAGAATGAGCTTTCACGTGAAATTGATTTTCGAAAGTCTCACCAATGAGTGCAAATCGTTTATTTTGACGTCGGTTTTGTTGTGGTGTGATGAGAGTGAGATTTCACATGAGGCGAGAAAGGGCTTCTGAGTACGATTTCATGACTTAAGACTCACAGTCTCATATAAGGTGAGTTTACTTGGACAGGACATCGGTTATAATGGTTTGCGCCCGATTTCCTATTCTGGTAGCTCGTGAAAGATGACTGGTTACATCCCTAGTAAGATGTGCTCACCCAGTAAGCCTGGCCAAGACTTCATGTCTGCATCGTCGTCCATTCACACATAAATCTTTACCCTATACTAAAGCGCTTCTTCATTGGATTTGAATAATTCAAAGCGCTTGCGACTTTACTCTCACAACCCTAGCAATTGATGTACTTGAGAAAACAAAGCTGTCACAAGTGGAGGGCTTAGTGATGCAGAAGAGCCACGCATGTGGTCCCTGGTTACGAGCTTTACAACGGAATATAAGAAAAGTCAAGAAGCAGCAAACAAAATGAAGAAACCCAACAATTTGCTCCGCCTCCATGTACCATCGTGCCCATGTCGCGTCAAGCCCCACAACATGTCGTGTCCTCACGCACGAGTCCTTGAGGCTCAGCGGCAAATGACAAGCTACGAGCCGATTGACTAGGATAAGAAAAGAAGACATTCAGGAAAATCACATGGCCAAGTAAACTCAATCGGCGATAGTGGCCTGTCAGTGTCAATGCTTCGCATCAAAGGAGACGGATGTGCGGAGAGGCGCTACCTTTTCGGCACCGCTCCGCAATCAGAGACCCCCAGACTTGTCTTCTCCACGTGGATTAAACGTCAATCCGCATGGAAACTCCATCATGAGACTCGTCAACCCTTGAATCCTCCGTGATCAGTTGGCCCAGCTCCCGAATCGGCTCCGTCGCGGTCGGAACCGCAGTGCGGGGGATTGGGAAAAGAGGGGGGAGATATCGAGGCTAGAAGCGGGGAGCATCTCGGGGAGAGGATCCGCTCTGTGTCTGGTTGGGCTTGTCAAACGCGGGGGAACAATGGCTGAGTGATGCGTCCAATGGTATGAGTGTTAATGTTTCTCTTTGCCGATCACTGCGGAGGGGCAGCCAACGAGTGCCGAGCCGATTGACGGCTTGCTTCTGTATGTTTCAcaacagaaaaaaaaaaggttacTTAAGGTCGTGGCCGTAACCTTGAGTTTGTCACTAGCAtcaaccttctcctcttctctcagaTACCCAACCTTCTCTACCACATCTTAAACACTCACACACACATTTCACAATGGCTGCAGCTGCGATTGACGTTCCCTCGTACATGCGGACCGTGCCTGGTTCCATCAACATTCCCGTCGCCAAGTTCCCCGCCCCATCCAAAACTCCCGCCAGCTCCGACCCCCAAGAAGTTGCCGCAGCCCTGGTTGAGAACATTAACCAGGCTGTCCAGAAGCACGACTACCCCGCTTTGGCCAGACTATTCGCAGATGATGGCTACTGGAGAGATCACCTGGCTCTTTCTTGGGTGTTCCGAACAGTCCAGGGTCCTAGTGCCATTCTTGACTTCCTGAAGAGCGCTGCTGGCTCCAAGGACGGTTTCCGATTGAAGAGCATCTCCATCGACGACAGCTCTGCCGTCCGATCTCCCAAGACTATCCCCATCGATGGACTCGCCACCGTTTTTGGTGTTCAGTTTTTCTTCACGATTGAGACCGCTCTGGGCACCGGCCAAGGCCTTGCGCGCGCCGTCGAACACAATGGAGAGTGGAAGATCTTCACCCTCTACACCCGTCTTCAAGATTTCAAGGGCTATGAGGAGTCCATCAACGAGCACAGACCCAAGGGTGTCGAGCATGGTGGAAAGCCTGGCCGCAAGAACTGGGCCCAGCGAAGGGCTGCGGCCGCCAACTTTGAAGATGGAAGTGAGCCTGCTGTGCTTATCATTGGTGGGTCCAATCACATGCTTGTAGCTAAAGATTCCATACTGACATTTCTCCAGGTGCTGGCCAAGCCGGCCTGACCGCCGCTGCCCGACTTAAGATGCTGggcatcgaggccatcgccatcgaccAGAACGACCGTGTCGGCGACAACTGGAGGAAGCGATACCACCAGCTGGTTCTCCACGACCCCGTCTGGTATGACCACATGCCTTACCTCAAGTTCCCGCCCCAGTGGCCCATCTTCACCCCCAAGGACAAGCTCGCCCAATTCTTTGAGGCCTACGCAACGCTGCTGGAGCTCAACGTCTGGACGAGGACTTCCATCGTCGACACCAAGTGGGATGACACCACCAAGTCTTGGACCGTCGCTGTCGAGCGAAAGAAGGAGGACGGCTCCGTCGAGAAGCGAACCTTCCACCCTCGCCACATCATCCAGGCGACTGGTCACTCCGGAAAGAAGAACATGCCCACCATGAAGGGCATCGAGAACTTCAAGGGCGATCGCCTGTGCCATTCTTCTGAGTTCCCTGGTGCTCAGGAGAAcagcaagggcaagaaggccaTCGTCGTTGGATCTTGCAACTCCGGACACGACATTGCTCAAGACTACCTCGAGAAGGGCTACGACGTCACCATTGTCCAGAGATCCAGCACTCACGTCgtctcctccaaggccatcacTGACATCGCTCTCAAGGGCATCTACTCTGAAGACGGACCCGAGGTTGACGACGCCGACCTTCTCATCCACGGCTTGCCCACCCCCGTCCTCAAGGCCATCCAGGTCACCGTCTGTGAGAAGCAGGCCGAGCACGACAAGGAGATTCTCGACGGTCTTGACAAGGCCGGCTTCAAGGTCGACCGCGGCCCTGACGGCGCCGGTCTCTTCTTCAAGTACTTCCAGCGCGGTGGAGGCTACTACATCGACGTCGGCGCCTCCAAGCTGATCGCCGAGGGcaagatcaaggtcaagcacGGCCAGGAGATCGACACCGTCCTCCCCCACGGCCTGCGCTTCGCCGACGGCAGCGAGCTCGAAGCCGACGAGATCATCTTTGCCACAGGCTACCAGAACATGCGAACCCAGACCCGTGTCATGTTTGGCGACGAGATTGCCGACCAGGTCGGTGATGTCTGGGGCTTCAACAACGAGGGAGAGATGAGAATTATGTGGCAGAAGAGTGGCCACCCCGGCTTCTGGTTCCACGGTGGTAACTTGGCCATCTGCCGATACTACTCGAAGCTGCTGGCGCTCCAGATCAAGGGTCTTGAGGAGGGTCTTTATGAGTACAATGATTTGTAAACTGTTTGATGAAAGAAGCGAATGTTTTTGTCCTTTGGTGTTTTTAGTATTGGAAATAAGTCTAAATTGAGATGAACTATTAAAACCACATGACCCAATACCTTTGTGACCGAATCTACTTATTACAATGTTCCGAATAGGACCTAGAGTTTCAAATGGAAGATCAACTGACAGCGATCGTTTCTCTACAGGTAGATACTTCAAGTTATTCCTACACCTTGCGTCTTGAAACGAGTCCCTCACAGAGCTTTGTCAACCTGTTCGTTGAACTTGTCACACCTTCGCCGTGACGAATACTTGCCCGGTCCCCCAACTCCGAGGATGGCTGAAGCGAGTCGACGCGATACAACTTCAGAGCTCGAAGAAACCAAACTAGTAACGGTCAGTCTTGCTGGGGAAAGGGAGGCGGCAACATCTAATACCTGAGATGAAAGCTGCCATGTAGGAAAATCCCGTAAATAATTGCACTCCGAGATAAGGATagtctccttggcctttcaAAGACAGCGCAATTGGCATTGCAAACGTAGTAGGAAGGACAAGTACGAGCCAAAAGATGGACAAGGCTTATACATAGTTAGATATTGTTGGTGGCACAATGAAGAAAATTCGCACCTGATGGAAGCAACTGTAGTCCCATAACCTCTACACCGATCGGAGCAACTGTTGTCCACATGTTGCTAGCAAACGCCCCAAAGAGTGTGTAGATAATGGTACCCGCAAAGGACTTGCCGGCTAGAATCCATATAAGAAGCGTCGACAGGGCTGCAGTAAGAGTGCAGACGGTGCCCACGTTCAGCCTACCGTAGCGATCACTGGCTAGCCCTATCAAGGGGCGGCCAACCGCCTGCGACACTATTCCAACAATTAGCTTCGGCATATCCTTGATGTTCGGGTGGCCAACGGTTGAAGATTGCACTGGCAATGGATCCTTGCCGCGGCGTGAACCCCATCGTCTCAGCAAAGTCCGCCATGGAAAAGACCGTGATACCAAACCCATATTGAGAAAAGAAGCCCCatgccaagaacaagcaaAATTCGGGTCGTTTGAAGAAGCTAACATCAAAGCCGAGGTGGACAGCACCTACCGAGGTGCTTCGGCTCTTGAGAAAAAGGTTGCTGATGCCGTTGACGGTAAAGGATACGATTGAAAGAATCCGGAATGCCCACGCGAGTCCAAGATTGTCGATCATGGTGCGGGTCGTGAGCGAGTAGAGCAAGCCTCCTGTTCCAGAGCCAGCCGTAGTTACAGCCACAGCGAAGGACCGCCTGGCATGAAACCATTGAGGAACGATGCTGACGGTAGtgttgacgatg is a window encoding:
- a CDS encoding Isochorismatase domain-containing protein; this translates as MKVPSFLSVGLMATAALANKVSQNTFKYERLDKNDALLLVVDIQEGLYQIARDFDPTLYRDQALAHAALGEVFDLPVILTTSADQGPNGPLMREIIQKYPKAPFIQRQGEVNAWDNSEFRDAVRAANKSQIIMAGITTDVCTTFLALSLREEGYSVWANVEASGTNSALVRDVSNDRMARAGVQTVSLFSIVCDLMRDWRNTPGSKELIPWLDKYYPVWGWLARTHAAAVTNGTIVPGEDALIA